Proteins encoded in a region of the Bacillota bacterium genome:
- a CDS encoding metallothiol transferase FosB (catalyzes resistance to fosfomycin by the addition of a thiol cofactor), with product MRGLNHITFAVSNMDRALEFYTRALGAKLLCRADKTCYLDLGGIWLALNCGPVTPPQGYTHLAFSIDDADFQTWREHLLSLGVELRSDRERHEAEGKSLYFTDPDGHLLELHTKNRAQRVDYYRRTRTDMEFY from the coding sequence ATCCGGGGGTTGAATCACATTACCTTTGCTGTAAGTAATATGGATAGGGCGCTGGAATTTTACACCAGGGCCCTGGGGGCAAAGCTACTGTGCCGGGCAGATAAGACTTGCTACCTGGACTTGGGGGGAATCTGGCTCGCCCTCAACTGCGGCCCGGTTACCCCGCCCCAGGGTTATACGCATCTGGCTTTTTCCATCGATGACGCTGATTTCCAGACTTGGCGGGAGCATTTGCTTTCCCTGGGAGTTGAGCTTCGCAGTGACCGGGAGCGTCACGAAGCGGAAGGGAAATCACTGTATTTTACTGACCCCGATGGGCATCTTCTGGAATTACATACAAAAAACCGGGCTCAGAGGGTAGACTATTATCGGCGTACCCGGACGGATATGGAATTTTATTAG